The Syngnathus scovelli strain Florida chromosome 17, RoL_Ssco_1.2, whole genome shotgun sequence sequence AGGGATATGTTCGAATAGTTGCTGCAGGCTTGTCATTTATGATAATTTAGAGTGATGGCATAGTGCATATgggttagacacacacacacacccacacacaaacaaatcccAGCCTGTGAGAATGGGTCAAATAAACTCTTATTAGTTGTGCAGTGGAGACGGACCCCCGCCTTTTATTTGCCCCTCTAGCAAGTCATATTTGCGCTGGACAAAATAAAAGAGGGAAGTTGGTCTGCAAAGTTTGATCCCCGGTTGTGACATCACGTATTCGGCTAAATAGGATGGGCAGGCTCAAGTCCCCGGGGTCCCTGGCTTGATTTGTTGTTATTCTGGAGGGCTAGCATGTCTCATCCAAAAGGCTAACACGATAAATCGCGTGAGGTTTGAAGCTATCAGCAGCCGGTTGGGGTTGCGTGCACGTACGATGGCTTATTTTCATATTCCTTCGGTTCTCAAAGGAGGATGAGGTGATGCCGGCCAAGTTTGAGGATGACCTCGTATGGGTGGCGGCTGGTGCGCCTCTCTCCGACTCCACTTTCCTCAGTGACAAGATTAAGGATTTGTGTGGAGATCTGCCCATCTTCTGgctgcgccctacctactctagCGGTAAGCCATCACACAATTCATACGCTCAAGTTTAGCATAAAAATGGGAAAGAATGCAATCTAAAGCTATCTAtcatccatctgtccgtccacCCGATCTATTTGCAAATAGCATAGTATATTGAGTTCCTAGCCTTAGAATGTGTTGAAAAGGACACCTTTGTTCTTCACGATTTGAAAACATGGCCCAAAGACAACTttgctccacacacacaccattacggaacgctgccatcagacgGCGTCCCGCGGCAATGCCATTGTGCTCTCTAAAGTTTGTGATGTCATCCAGGCGGACATAGGAAGACGAGGGCCGCTCCCCGGCGCCGTCAGGCACCCACGGATGAAGAAGAGGACGTGGAGGCCGAGTTCAACCCCGAGAACCCCTATCACGTGAGTCACAAACACGAAGGTGCAGCTTCTTCCCCCGCAACTGTCCGCTCAGATTTACCTGAGGAGGCtttgtgggaggagtttggtcacAGATGCCGGCCGATGCCGAGGTCACGGCGGAGGGCGGCGGAATGTCACAGCAAATCTGAGCGTGTCCATTTGTTCCCTTATGCGAGGGGGCTCTTTAGGACAACTTTTCTTTCAGCGGCGAGGCTCTATGAATTATTCCAGACACTCGCCTCCCCTGGCCTGTTTGCCCTGCTGAGCTCACACAGACTCCATACATACACACGGTCACCTCTGCCCTTCTTTGCTCCCTTCAACGCACAGCTCCCTCTCTCTTAATCCTCTTTCTTCCCCGCCCCCTCTTTTCTTTGAAACTGGGAGGTAAACAGAAAGTAGTTTGAACCCTACTTGCTAAAAATATTTCACAAGAGCGTGAGATTGTGAGAAGGTGAATGTCTATAATTATGGGTGTTTTGTTATATTTTTGAATGGCTATAATTATGGATGCTTCATaacaaaatgtgaaaatgtgTTTGGTTATATTTTTGCTCAGTACCTAAAGACGGATGGATCCACGGCGTGGTTTGTATGCACAGCATCTGATCTCATTCCTCTGCCTCCTCGCAGAACAACCTTGAGGGGGAGGAAAGCATGAACATCGACCCCAGGTTGGACCACGAGGGCGTTTGCTGCAGAGAGTGCCGGCGCAGTTACACCCACTGCCAGAGGATCTGCGAGCCACTGGGGGGTTACCACCCGTGGCCGTACCACTACAGAGGCTGCCGAGTGGCTTGTCGAGTGATCATGCCTTGCAACTGGTGGGTGGCACGTATTCTGGGGATTGTGTAGCGCCACGCGGCCGGTAGGAGGGATCGGCCTCGTCTTTGGAAAGATGAGGGAGCCAGTCTTTGGAGTTTTCACATAcgctaggtaggtaggtaggtaggtaggtaggtaggattTGCTCTGAGCAGTTCTTTCAGGCAGGACACTTAAGGGGCAAATATTCGCTTGCAAAGTGAAATCCAGTACCTATTGTCATGAGGATCGATTCTAAATGTATGTCATTGATTAGCAAATAGGCTAAGCTAAGCGTATAATTTATGATTGTAACCTTATTGCCTTTCTGTTGaatgtaaataaatgtcaagtgcaaCATTCTACTCTCAGTAGCCAGCATCTTTTGTTGACAGACTCTAAGCTTGCCGACGCTTCATCCAAATGATATTTTTAGCTGCATCCGGGAGGCAATTTCAAAGTGCAATATCACATTTTTTGGAATTGTCTTATTTCATAACAGATATTGGTCTCTTGGGAGGAGCAGCACATTCGGGTTTTGTCACATCAGTGAGCTGCTCCGAAGGGACACAAAGAAGTTTGCAGAGTTCTTCAATAGGAGAGGAGCATCTCCTCCCAACCATTTAATGAGACTAAAGAGTCTGTAGCCGTCATGCTAGCAGATCTTCCCCACGATGCAAAGTGCTTAGCTCCTTTTGATGTCACAGTAGCGCTTCAGGCTGGGGTCGGGGGGGTAAGGATGAGGGCGGCCAGTTTGTCAATGTGTCAAGTATCCTGGATGAATCCTGTTTTATGCATGCCAGTGTCTTAAGACTTCCATCCTGAGCCACAAATGGGCGTTTGATCATGCCCGCAGATGAAAGAATGTGTGAAGAACTCAACGTGTGGCTGAGTACAAATGGCTGATCCATATTAATGCTCTGGTGGCACAGGACGCCCACTCACGGTCGCAGCTTCAGTGTATGCACTCGAGGAACTGAGGCTTTTCTTCCCACATCTTGAGGGGGAACTCACTCCACCTCTTCAAGGCTGACCAAACAAGGCAACTGGCATTTGCAGATAATAAagtgaaataaataaactagTAAATCCTTCAGCTGGAGGACATACCTGAAGCATCCTTCTTTCATATCAGTGATGCCACATTGAATTGCCCCCATCATATGATATAAACCCAACTTGGCTCCCTGCCATCGGAGATTGCTGTTCTTTGGGCTGACAGATCCTTGCCGCACCCGCCCCCGAGACTTTTCAACCTGTCCGAAACAATTGTCAGAGACGACGTTAGAGTGACAAACAAGAAAGCTTTTATTTAGACCTTGGATGGGGGAGGGATCACATGGGTGCAACAAGCAGCGTCATACCACTTACTGGGATCTCTTACTGAGCACAAGtgcaaagcaaaaagaaaagACTTTCAAAGTAAT is a genomic window containing:
- the LOC125984844 gene encoding leukocyte cell-derived chemotaxin 1; this encodes MAGNSEKVPIASAGPEEMQHFMPPAYSSVAEKPAASGRLLKAGIAVLVAGAVLLLLGAVGAFYFWNNNEKHVYNVHYSMSINGKVEEGTMEIDTKNNMEKFSTSSGADQAMEVHDFEIGITGIRFSGGDKCFIKTQVKARLPDVEGLDKDSMTFDLEDEVMPAKFEDDLVWVAAGAPLSDSTFLSDKIKDLCGDLPIFWLRPTYSSGGHRKTRAAPRRRQAPTDEEEDVEAEFNPENPYHNNLEGEESMNIDPRLDHEGVCCRECRRSYTHCQRICEPLGGYHPWPYHYRGCRVACRVIMPCNWWVARILGIV